TTTCTGGATTGTATTCATATATACCCACAGAGCTAAGCTTGTCATTCATGCCAGCGTACCACATGATCTGGCAGGCTTCCTCTCCAGTCAGTCCAAATACCTCGGCATGATCAGCCCCTGGGCAATACATTTTTTGTACGGCGGACAGGTCGAAGCTGAGCATATCTGCTTCTCTGATTAAGGGCTCTACGCGGCGGAAGTTTTCTCTCATGGCTCCCAGTCTCAAACTGCTAAAGCCCAATTGGTCCAATACTTTGGGCGCTCCAGGATTGACTAAATAAGACTGATGTCCGAGCTGTGTATAATTGAATAGGTAATTGGGTTCGTGGGTGAAGATCTTATGTAGATGACTTTGGTTGGCGGCATAGTGCGCCTTGTTTACAATGTCAAATCGAGAATCAACATTGAGGATGCTGACCATCTTTTCCTCTTCTTCGTAAGCCATGAACTGTCCCATATCCAGATCGTGCGAACCACCGATTAGGATAGGTAGAATCTGTTTTTGCATCAATCGATGGCAGACGGCCTGAATGCGCTTGTATGTTTCTTCTCTTTCAGGCCCATTCCTTAGGTTTCCCAGGTCGATGATGTTGCACATGCCTTCGCCTTTTTTCAGGCTGTAGAGTTTTTGGCGAATGTATTTGAGGCCAGCATCGTTGATGTTGGCACTGCCGCTTGTCTCGCTAAGTCCAATGATCGCAATGTCGATGGCCTCCAGGCTCGGCATTTTGTTTTCATTGATATAAATGGATTGAATCAACGAGTCGCTATCAAAATTTTCAGGATTGAGGCTGGCGTCTATGGGATTGAAAAAGAGTTTTAAGTCCATTCAGAT
This is a stretch of genomic DNA from Reichenbachiella ulvae. It encodes these proteins:
- a CDS encoding formimidoylglutamase, which translates into the protein MDLKLFFNPIDASLNPENFDSDSLIQSIYINENKMPSLEAIDIAIIGLSETSGSANINDAGLKYIRQKLYSLKKGEGMCNIIDLGNLRNGPEREETYKRIQAVCHRLMQKQILPILIGGSHDLDMGQFMAYEEEEKMVSILNVDSRFDIVNKAHYAANQSHLHKIFTHEPNYLFNYTQLGHQSYLVNPGAPKVLDQLGFSSLRLGAMRENFRRVEPLIREADMLSFDLSAVQKMYCPGADHAEVFGLTGEEACQIMWYAGMNDKLSSVGIYEYNPEKDTEDRQSAMVIATMVWYFIEGFKNRKNEKGFQTNDYVKYVVALDVNPESIVFYKSRLSDKWWMEVPNVNHTGIYDRNYMVPCDHSDYIEATKGEVPERWIQTFSKL